Proteins from a genomic interval of Pseudomonas asplenii:
- a CDS encoding SDR family oxidoreductase, whose translation MTSTLFITGATSGFGEACARRFAEAGWKLVLTGRREERLNALCAELSKQTEVHGLVLDVRDRKAMETAIANLPPSFATLRGLINNAGLALGVDPAPKCDLDDWDTMVDTNIKGLMYSTRLLLPRLIAHGRGASIINLGSIAGNYPYPGSHVYGASKAFVKQFSLNLRCDLQGTGVRVSNIEPGLCESEFSLVRFGGDQARYDATYAGAEPIQPQDIADTIFWVMNTPAHVNINSLELMPVSQTWAGFAIERNKA comes from the coding sequence ATGACATCCACGTTGTTTATCACGGGCGCCACTTCCGGTTTTGGCGAGGCGTGTGCCCGCCGTTTTGCCGAGGCGGGTTGGAAACTGGTACTGACCGGGCGTCGCGAAGAGCGTCTGAATGCCCTCTGCGCCGAGCTTTCCAAGCAGACCGAAGTGCATGGCCTGGTGCTCGACGTACGTGACCGCAAGGCCATGGAAACCGCTATCGCCAACCTGCCGCCGAGCTTTGCCACGCTGCGCGGGCTGATCAACAACGCCGGGCTGGCCCTGGGTGTCGACCCGGCGCCCAAGTGTGACCTGGACGATTGGGACACCATGGTCGACACCAACATCAAGGGCCTGATGTACAGCACCCGCCTGCTGCTGCCGCGCCTGATCGCCCACGGGCGGGGTGCCAGCATCATCAACCTTGGCTCGATTGCCGGTAATTACCCGTATCCGGGCAGCCATGTGTATGGCGCGAGCAAGGCGTTCGTCAAACAGTTCTCGCTGAACCTGCGTTGCGACCTGCAAGGCACGGGCGTGCGGGTGAGCAACATCGAGCCGGGCCTGTGCGAAAGCGAGTTCTCGCTGGTGCGTTTCGGCGGCGACCAGGCACGCTATGACGCGACCTATGCCGGCGCCGAGCCGATCCAGCCACAGGACATTGCCGATACCATCTTCTGGGTGATGAACACGCCGGCCCACGTCAATATCAACAGCCTGGAACTGATGCCGGTGAGCCAGACCTGGGCCGGGTTCGCGATCGAGCGCAACAAGGCCTGA
- a CDS encoding ABC transporter ATP-binding protein produces the protein MSQAILELKNLDVYYGPIQALKQVSLHINEGETVSLIGSNGAGKSTLLMSIFGQPRAAAGQILYRGVDITHKSSHYIASNGIAQSPEGRRVFPDMTVEENLLMGTIPIGDQFASEDMQRMFELFPRLKERRNQRAMTMSGGEQQMLAIARALMSRPRLLLLDEPSLGLAPIVVKQIFATLRELAASGMTIFLVEQNANHALKLSDRAYVMVNGQIRLSGSGKELLADEEVRNAYLGGH, from the coding sequence ATGAGTCAGGCTATCCTCGAACTGAAGAACCTGGATGTGTACTACGGGCCGATCCAGGCCCTGAAACAGGTCTCGCTGCATATCAACGAAGGCGAAACCGTCAGCCTGATCGGCTCCAACGGGGCCGGCAAGTCGACGCTGCTGATGTCGATCTTCGGTCAGCCGCGGGCGGCGGCCGGGCAGATTCTCTACCGGGGCGTCGACATTACCCACAAGTCGTCCCACTACATTGCGTCCAACGGCATCGCCCAGTCGCCGGAAGGGCGGCGGGTATTTCCCGACATGACTGTGGAAGAGAACCTGCTGATGGGCACTATCCCCATTGGTGACCAGTTCGCCAGCGAGGACATGCAACGCATGTTCGAGTTGTTTCCCCGGCTCAAGGAGCGACGCAACCAGCGGGCCATGACCATGTCCGGTGGCGAGCAGCAGATGCTCGCCATCGCCCGGGCATTGATGAGCCGACCCAGACTGTTGCTGCTCGATGAGCCGAGCCTGGGGCTGGCGCCGATCGTGGTGAAACAGATCTTCGCCACCCTGCGCGAACTGGCGGCCTCGGGGATGACCATCTTCCTGGTCGAACAGAACGCCAACCATGCGCTCAAACTGTCGGACCGGGCCTATGTGATGGTCAACGGGCAGATCCGCCTCAGTGGCAGCGGCAAGGAACTGTTGGCCGACGAGGAGGTGCGCAACGCTTATCTGGGCGGACACTGA
- a CDS encoding AGE family epimerase/isomerase: MPDVSSSAATPELKRLFATVQQHFRQVIVPLWQGPGWNAELALPYEALDAEHRPLPPQRYRAMACARQLYLFASLIGDDAFPDASTRAAALFRSLQRHFHDAEHGGWFYSIDPQGAPLDTRKDLYTHAFILFACAHYWAKVREPLVESVLNAALEVIAARFATGDGLYEASLARDWSSLGSGPLQNPLMHLAEAFLATLSAREDGAVQRDLLALTAALQKRFIDRQHGVMLEKPLGTVDNWFEPGHQFEWLFLLESSPVLRGSALHQSMQRAFEYAERTGVDPHSGAVSAMLNIDGTSNDTTQRIWAQAEYLRALTLRVDNSARLQRQLQVLHTHFMHKGGWHECLDANALVSRMDMPSTTPYHLATCLYGLADYLR; the protein is encoded by the coding sequence ATGCCTGATGTTTCCAGCTCTGCCGCCACTCCCGAATTGAAGCGTCTGTTCGCCACCGTGCAACAGCACTTTCGCCAGGTGATCGTGCCCCTGTGGCAAGGCCCCGGCTGGAATGCCGAGCTGGCACTGCCTTATGAGGCGCTGGACGCGGAGCATCGTCCGCTGCCGCCGCAACGCTATCGCGCCATGGCCTGCGCCCGGCAGCTGTACCTGTTCGCCAGTCTGATCGGCGATGATGCCTTTCCCGACGCGAGTACCCGCGCCGCCGCGCTGTTCCGTTCGCTGCAAAGGCATTTCCACGATGCCGAACACGGCGGCTGGTTCTACAGCATCGACCCGCAGGGTGCACCGCTGGACACCCGCAAGGACCTCTATACCCACGCGTTCATCCTGTTCGCCTGCGCCCACTATTGGGCCAAGGTCCGTGAACCGCTGGTGGAATCGGTGCTCAATGCGGCCCTGGAGGTCATCGCCGCACGCTTCGCCACTGGCGACGGCCTGTACGAGGCGAGCCTGGCACGCGACTGGTCGTCGCTGGGCAGCGGCCCCCTGCAGAATCCGCTGATGCACCTGGCCGAAGCCTTCCTGGCAACGCTGTCGGCCCGCGAAGATGGCGCAGTACAACGCGACCTACTGGCACTGACCGCAGCCCTGCAGAAACGCTTTATCGACCGCCAGCACGGCGTGATGCTGGAAAAACCGCTGGGCACTGTGGATAACTGGTTCGAGCCGGGTCATCAATTCGAATGGCTGTTCCTGCTCGAGTCCTCCCCCGTGTTGCGCGGGAGCGCTCTGCATCAGTCAATGCAGCGGGCTTTCGAGTATGCCGAGCGGACCGGTGTCGACCCGCACAGCGGCGCCGTCAGCGCGATGCTGAACATCGATGGGACGTCGAACGACACCACCCAGCGGATCTGGGCCCAGGCCGAATACCTGCGGGCGCTGACCCTGCGTGTGGATAACTCGGCGCGCCTGCAGCGTCAACTTCAGGTCCTGCACACCCACTTCATGCACAAAGGCGGCTGGCATGAATGCCTGGATGCCAACGCATTGGTCAGCCGCATGGATATGCCGTCAACCACGCCTTATCACCTGGCGACCTGCCTTTACGGCCTGGCCGACTACCTGCGTTGA
- a CDS encoding ABC transporter ATP-binding protein — protein sequence MNDEIILSVEKLMMHFGGIKALSDVSLQVKRNSIFALIGPNGAGKTTVFNCLTGFYKASGGRIELNTRGRVTNVIQLLGESFRASDFVSPKHFVSRLYYKMFGGTHLVNRAGLARTFQNIRLFKEMSVLENLLVAQHMWVNRNLLAGILNTRGYRQAESDALDTAFYWLEVVDLVDCANRLAGELSYGQQRRLEIARAMCTRPQVICLDEPAAGLNPQETEALSAMIRLLRDEHDLTVVLIEHDMGMVMSISDHIVVLDHGNVIAQGGPEAIRNDPKVIAAYLGADEEELV from the coding sequence ATGAACGACGAAATCATTCTCTCGGTCGAGAAATTGATGATGCACTTTGGCGGTATCAAGGCCCTCAGTGACGTCAGTCTGCAAGTCAAACGCAACTCGATTTTTGCCCTGATCGGCCCCAACGGCGCCGGCAAGACCACCGTGTTCAACTGCCTCACCGGTTTCTACAAGGCTTCCGGCGGGCGCATCGAACTCAATACCCGGGGACGGGTGACCAATGTCATCCAACTGCTGGGCGAGTCGTTCCGTGCCAGCGACTTCGTTTCACCGAAGCACTTCGTCAGCCGGCTGTACTACAAGATGTTCGGCGGCACTCACCTGGTCAATCGGGCGGGGTTGGCGCGCACTTTCCAGAACATTCGCCTGTTCAAGGAAATGTCGGTGCTGGAGAACCTGTTGGTGGCCCAGCACATGTGGGTCAATCGCAATCTGCTGGCCGGTATCCTCAATACCCGGGGTTATCGCCAGGCCGAGAGCGACGCGCTGGACACGGCGTTCTACTGGCTGGAGGTGGTCGACCTGGTGGACTGCGCCAATCGCCTGGCCGGTGAGCTTTCCTATGGCCAGCAGCGCCGCCTGGAAATTGCCCGGGCCATGTGCACGCGGCCGCAGGTCATCTGTCTCGACGAACCGGCGGCCGGCCTCAACCCTCAGGAAACCGAAGCGCTGAGCGCGATGATCCGGCTGCTGCGCGACGAGCATGACCTGACCGTGGTGCTGATCGAACACGACATGGGCATGGTGATGAGTATTTCCGACCACATCGTGGTGTTGGACCACGGCAACGTGATCGCCCAGGGCGGGCCCGAAGCGATCCGCAACGACCCGAAAGTGATCGCCGCCTACCTGGGTGCGGATGAAGAGGAACTGGTATGA